A region of Maribacter algicola DNA encodes the following proteins:
- a CDS encoding metal-dependent hydrolase family protein: MKNLPFILLFLGTAFLSAQDTYLQCGYILDVASGKLLEERTIVVSDGLIKSIRNGFVSGTNADKVVDLKSKTILPGFIDMHVHIESESSPSRYLERFTKNEADVAFQSTIYAKKTLMAGFTTVRDLGGSGVNIALRNAINKGTIIGPRIFTAGKSIATTGGHADPTNGTRDDLMGDPGPKEGVVNSPEDGRKAVRQRYKNGADVIKITATGGVLSVAKNGQNPQFTIEEVKAITDTANDYGMLTAAHAHGDEGMQRAIKGGIKTIEHGTLMSEETMDLMIQYNTYLVPTISAGQEAARLAKIPGYFPPVVAKKALEIGPYSEKTFAKAYKKGVPIAFGTDSGVSPHGENGKEFGYMHRAGMPILETLQSATITNANLLGMDNLGQIKEGFIADIVAVDENPLQHVDTLEEVTFVMKEGVVYKQ, from the coding sequence ATGAAAAACCTGCCATTCATTTTACTTTTTTTGGGCACTGCCTTTTTAAGTGCCCAGGACACCTATCTCCAATGTGGATATATTCTGGATGTTGCATCTGGCAAGCTACTTGAAGAAAGGACTATTGTTGTTTCCGACGGATTGATAAAAAGCATCCGAAACGGCTTTGTTTCAGGCACCAATGCCGATAAGGTAGTGGATTTAAAATCAAAGACCATCTTGCCCGGGTTTATTGATATGCACGTTCATATTGAAAGTGAATCTAGCCCATCCAGATATTTGGAGCGATTTACCAAAAATGAAGCAGACGTGGCCTTTCAATCTACGATTTACGCTAAGAAAACCTTGATGGCCGGATTTACCACGGTACGTGATTTGGGAGGTTCGGGGGTGAACATTGCCCTCAGAAATGCAATCAATAAAGGTACCATTATAGGGCCAAGAATATTTACCGCAGGTAAATCGATCGCAACTACAGGTGGCCATGCGGATCCCACCAACGGTACCAGGGATGACCTCATGGGGGACCCGGGACCCAAGGAGGGAGTTGTAAACTCGCCGGAAGACGGCAGAAAGGCGGTTCGCCAACGCTACAAAAATGGAGCTGATGTTATCAAGATTACCGCCACGGGAGGTGTACTAAGTGTGGCAAAAAATGGACAAAATCCACAGTTTACCATAGAGGAAGTAAAGGCGATTACGGATACGGCCAATGACTATGGAATGTTGACCGCCGCCCACGCACATGGTGATGAGGGGATGCAGCGGGCCATAAAAGGGGGAATTAAGACCATTGAGCACGGAACGTTGATGTCCGAAGAAACCATGGATCTTATGATTCAATATAATACCTATTTGGTTCCCACGATTTCAGCGGGTCAGGAAGCGGCTCGCTTGGCTAAAATACCGGGATATTTTCCCCCTGTCGTCGCCAAGAAGGCGTTGGAGATCGGGCCCTATTCAGAGAAAACCTTTGCCAAAGCTTATAAAAAAGGGGTTCCCATTGCCTTTGGAACGGATTCAGGGGTTTCGCCACATGGGGAAAATGGTAAAGAGTTTGGGTATATGCACCGGGCTGGGATGCCTATACTTGAAACATTGCAATCGGCAACCATCACCAATGCCAATCTTTTGGGGATGGATAATTTGGGGCAGATAAAGGAAGGTTTTATAGCGGATATTGTGGCCGTGGATGAAAATCCATTGCAACATGTGGACACATTGGAAGAAGTTACTTTCGTGATGAAGGAAGGGGTTGTCTATAAGCAGTAA
- the galE gene encoding UDP-glucose 4-epimerase GalE, translated as MKILVTGGLGFIGSHTVVELQDKGFEVIIIDDCSNADEKVLDGIEKITGIKPIFEKLDLKDRDKVEDFFQRNQDIEGVIHFAASKAVGESVEKPLLYYENNIGALIYILKELSKKNKANFIFSSSCTVYGQADKMPISENAPVKEAESPYGNTKQIGEEIIRDTCKVTPHLKAIALRYFNPMGAHPSSEIGELPIGVPQNLVPFITQTGVGLRKELAVFGDDYPTEDGTCIRDYIYVVDLAKAHVVALERLLASKNSQNYEVFNVGTGKGSSVLEVIHSFERVSGEKLNYKIVGRRPGDITSAYADTTKANNVLGWKSKYSLDEAMKSAWDWEQKIRK; from the coding sequence ATGAAAATATTAGTAACCGGTGGACTTGGTTTTATAGGTTCCCATACGGTAGTAGAACTGCAAGACAAAGGATTTGAGGTTATAATCATAGACGATTGTTCCAATGCCGATGAAAAGGTACTTGATGGTATAGAAAAAATAACCGGAATAAAACCAATTTTTGAGAAGTTGGATTTAAAGGACAGGGACAAGGTTGAAGACTTTTTTCAAAGAAATCAGGATATAGAAGGTGTTATACACTTTGCGGCTTCCAAGGCTGTAGGGGAAAGCGTGGAGAAGCCTTTGCTGTATTATGAGAATAATATTGGCGCTCTTATTTATATATTAAAGGAGCTAAGTAAAAAGAACAAGGCTAATTTCATTTTCAGTTCCTCCTGTACCGTTTATGGCCAAGCTGATAAAATGCCTATTTCCGAAAATGCTCCGGTTAAGGAGGCCGAATCTCCGTATGGAAATACCAAGCAGATTGGGGAGGAAATTATTAGGGATACCTGCAAGGTAACCCCACATTTAAAAGCCATTGCACTTCGATATTTTAACCCTATGGGCGCCCATCCTAGCTCTGAAATTGGCGAATTGCCAATAGGTGTGCCACAGAACCTAGTGCCATTTATAACGCAAACCGGAGTAGGGCTTAGAAAGGAACTAGCTGTTTTTGGAGATGATTATCCCACGGAAGATGGTACCTGTATTAGGGACTATATCTATGTTGTGGATTTGGCAAAGGCCCATGTCGTGGCTTTGGAGCGCTTATTGGCATCAAAGAACAGCCAAAATTATGAAGTCTTTAATGTAGGTACTGGAAAGGGAAGTTCGGTCCTAGAAGTAATTCATAGTTTTGAAAGGGTTTCTGGTGAAAAACTGAATTACAAAATAGTAGGTAGAAGACCTGGAGATATCACTTCGGCCTATGCGGACACGACCAAGGCCAATAATGTACTTGGTTGGAAATCAAAATATTCATTGGATGAGGCCATGAAATCCGCCTGGGATTGGGAACAAAAAATCAGAAAATGA
- a CDS encoding DegT/DnrJ/EryC1/StrS family aminotransferase, with product MKKIQMVDLGGQYQEIKEQVNASIFQILESTSFINGPEVHAFQKELETYLGVKHVIPCANGTDALQIAMMGLDLKPGDEVITADFTFAATVEVIALLQLTPVLVDVDKETFNIDIDAVEKAITSKTKAIVPVHLFGQCANMDAIMALAHKHNLYVIEDNAQAIGAKYLSANGTKKMAGTIGHVGATSFFPSKNLGCYGDGGAIFTNDDDLAHTLRGIVNHGMYERYHHDVIGVNSRLDSIQAAVLRAKLPKLNGYCDARRAAAKKYNAALKNQKDIILPKTVNSCEGICDTCDCHVFHQYTLRITSGKRDGLVRFLAENDIPCGIYYPIPLHRQKAYLDERYKEADFMVTNQLVNEVISLPMHTELDDEQIAFITNKVIEYING from the coding sequence ATGAAAAAAATACAGATGGTTGACCTTGGCGGTCAGTATCAGGAAATAAAGGAACAAGTCAATGCGTCAATTTTCCAAATATTGGAATCCACGTCTTTTATAAATGGGCCTGAAGTACATGCCTTTCAAAAGGAGTTGGAGACATATCTTGGCGTAAAACATGTAATCCCATGTGCGAATGGTACCGATGCCTTACAAATTGCCATGATGGGGCTTGATTTGAAACCAGGGGATGAAGTAATTACGGCTGATTTTACGTTCGCGGCCACAGTGGAGGTGATAGCCTTATTGCAACTTACGCCCGTTTTGGTAGATGTGGATAAGGAGACCTTCAATATTGATATTGATGCCGTTGAGAAGGCAATTACCTCAAAAACAAAAGCTATAGTCCCTGTTCATCTTTTTGGCCAATGTGCCAATATGGATGCTATTATGGCTTTGGCCCATAAGCATAATCTGTATGTAATTGAAGACAATGCCCAAGCGATTGGCGCAAAATATTTATCGGCAAATGGAACCAAAAAAATGGCGGGTACCATAGGGCACGTGGGAGCTACTTCCTTTTTTCCATCAAAAAATTTGGGCTGCTATGGGGACGGAGGTGCCATTTTTACCAATGATGACGATTTAGCCCATACCCTTAGGGGCATTGTAAACCATGGGATGTACGAAAGATACCACCACGATGTAATCGGTGTAAATTCTAGGTTGGATTCCATTCAGGCGGCAGTTTTAAGGGCAAAACTCCCAAAATTGAACGGATATTGTGATGCCCGTAGGGCGGCGGCCAAGAAATACAATGCGGCCTTAAAAAATCAGAAAGACATTATACTCCCAAAAACTGTCAATTCTTGTGAGGGTATTTGTGATACCTGTGATTGTCATGTATTCCATCAGTATACTTTACGAATTACCAGTGGTAAGCGAGATGGTCTGGTCAGGTTTTTGGCGGAAAACGATATTCCATGCGGAATCTATTACCCCATTCCTTTACATCGACAAAAAGCCTATTTGGATGAACGATATAAGGAAGCCGATTTTATGGTAACCAACCAATTAGTGAACGAAGTTATTTCCCTTCCCATGCATACAGAACTAGATGATGAACAAATCGCCTTTATTACCAATAAGGTCATCGAGTATATTAATGGATAG
- a CDS encoding 3-deoxy-D-manno-octulosonic acid transferase yields the protein MRYIYSFAVSITWQILKIIGFANPKISKFVKGRNMVLETLRNHISKSDRVIWIHAASLGEYEQGLPILEQLKLAYPNHKVLLTFFSPSGYEVKKNSSPADITTYLPFDIPGKVNSFLNAVRPDMAIFIKYEIWPNYLFELHKRAIPSILISARFSPDKIYFKNYGGFMREALRSFSHLYVQDKPSKELLDKIGIKNVSIAGDTRLDRVAEILKRDNTLDVISSFCKGKKCLVAGSTWPEDERILTNYINHAPNDQKFIIAPHTIKESHIQSLCQSIDKKTVLYSKISLVLENDVQVIIVDTIGLLTKIYSYASIAYVGGGFATGLHNTLEPAVFGIPVVVGPKYQGFLEAEQLVQLGGILPIQDKEEFNNSINRLFKDPQERKSIGEINSQYILNNKGASVHIMAGIRTLLK from the coding sequence TTGCGCTACATCTATTCCTTTGCTGTTTCTATAACATGGCAAATCCTAAAAATTATAGGGTTTGCCAATCCCAAGATTTCAAAATTTGTCAAAGGACGAAATATGGTCCTTGAAACCTTAAGAAATCATATTTCCAAAAGCGATCGGGTTATTTGGATTCATGCCGCATCCTTGGGAGAATATGAACAAGGATTGCCCATTTTGGAGCAGTTGAAATTAGCGTACCCCAACCATAAAGTCTTGCTGACCTTTTTTTCACCTTCCGGATATGAGGTTAAAAAGAATTCCTCGCCTGCCGATATCACCACATACTTGCCTTTTGACATTCCTGGGAAAGTAAACTCCTTTTTGAATGCCGTTAGACCCGATATGGCGATTTTTATCAAATACGAGATTTGGCCCAACTATCTTTTTGAATTGCATAAAAGGGCCATCCCTTCCATCCTGATTTCGGCTAGGTTCAGTCCCGACAAAATCTATTTTAAAAATTATGGAGGTTTTATGAGAGAGGCTCTTCGCAGCTTTTCACACCTATACGTGCAGGATAAACCATCCAAGGAACTACTTGACAAAATTGGAATAAAAAATGTAAGTATCGCCGGGGATACACGTCTTGATAGAGTTGCGGAAATTCTAAAAAGAGACAACACCCTAGACGTAATCAGCTCTTTTTGTAAAGGGAAAAAGTGCCTTGTAGCAGGAAGCACCTGGCCAGAGGACGAGCGGATACTCACCAACTATATTAATCATGCACCCAATGACCAAAAGTTCATCATTGCCCCCCATACCATAAAGGAAAGCCATATTCAAAGTCTTTGCCAGTCCATTGACAAAAAGACCGTTCTATATTCTAAAATTTCACTGGTACTTGAAAATGATGTTCAGGTTATAATCGTTGACACTATTGGGCTATTGACCAAAATATACAGTTATGCGTCCATAGCGTATGTGGGTGGCGGATTTGCCACAGGCCTTCATAACACTCTGGAACCTGCTGTTTTTGGAATTCCCGTTGTAGTAGGCCCAAAATATCAAGGTTTTCTTGAAGCAGAACAACTGGTCCAATTGGGAGGTATACTTCCAATACAAGATAAAGAGGAGTTTAATAATAGTATCAATCGATTATTTAAAGACCCCCAAGAACGTAAGAGCATCGGAGAAATCAATTCACAATATATCTTAAATAATAAAGGGGCAAGCGTCCATATCATGGCAGGGATACGTACATTATTAAAGTAA